In Phaseolus vulgaris cultivar G19833 chromosome 10, P. vulgaris v2.0, whole genome shotgun sequence, a single genomic region encodes these proteins:
- the LOC137819460 gene encoding patatin-like protein 1, translating into MAAFLLLFLVFSSQLIGGMNAQLPSSAYENIITILSIDGGGIRGLVPAVVLQHLEKSLQAWDKSATLAKYFDVIAGTSTGGLMTAMLTTPHPDDPTRPLSTATELIDFYKTYGPSIFNETRGWNNAFPGPKYDGKFLHYIARDLLRNTRVSQTLTNVVIPTFDVKKLHPVIFSNFQLKEVPSFDAKLSDVCIGTSAAPTYLPPYYFQNDGTEFNLIDGGVAATNPAMAAVTEVIKQQKEKNPEMTPKNSNENTKILLLSIGCGTVKTVGYDAEVAEQFSAAVWATSGLATGAYDYASKDMTEFYISTVFPGLQSSDYYLRIQDYNLDPSMDALDNATAVNMENLVKVGQKLLEEPVLKMNVATFVPEEDVEWGTNAKALERLAEVLYREKKLRSMRKKSMEKMGRPFIQNVVGKSKQVITNA; encoded by the exons ATGGctgcttttcttttgctttttctGGTGTTTTCTTCTCAGTTGATTGGTGGAATGAATGCACAGCTTCCATCTTCAGCCTATGAAAACATCATCACCATTCTCAGCATAGATGGAGGTGGCATTAGGGGTCTGGTTCCTGCTGTAGTTCTTCAGCACTTGGAAAAGTCTCTTCAG GCATGGGATAAAAGTGCAACACTGGCAAAGTATTTTGATGTGATAGCAGGGACTAGCACAGGAGGACTCATGACTGCTATGCTAACTACTCCTCACCCAGATGACCCCACTCGTCCTCTCTCCACTGCCACTGAACTCATAGATTTCTATAAAACATATGGCCCTTCTATATTCAATGAAACTAG GGGGTGGAATAATGCATTCCCAGGTCCTAAGTATGATGGCAAGTTCTTGCATTACATAGCACGTGACTTATTGCGAAATACAAGAGTCAGCCAAACACTCACAAATGTTGTGATTCCAACCTTTGACGTTAAGAAGCTTCACCCTGTTATATTCTCAAACTTTCAG CTTAAGGAAGTTCCTAGCTTTGATGCGAAACTGTCAGATGTATGCATTGGAACCTCAGCTGCACCAACCTATCTACCACCATATTATTTCCAAAATGATGGCACTGAGTTCAATTTGATTGATGGTGGAGTTGCAGCCACTAATCCG GCTATGGCTGCTGTGACAGAAGTGATAAAGCAACAGAAGGAGAAGAATCCTGAAATGACTCCAAAGAATTCAAATGAAAATACCAAAATCCTGTTGCTGTCTATAGGATGTGGAACTGTAAAAACTGTTGGGTATGATGCTGAAGTTGCAGAACAGTTCTCAGCAGCTGTTTGGGCAACTTCAGGGCTTGCAACTGGTGCTTATGATTATGCTTCCAAAGATATGACTGAGTTTTACATTTCCACTGTCTTCCCTGGCCTCCAATCTTCAGACTACTACCTTCGAATTCAG GATTATAACTTGGATCCATCCATGGATGCCCTTGACAATGCCACTGCTGTGAACATGGAAAATCTTGTAAAGGTTGGGCAGAAGCTGCTGGAAGAACCAGTTTTGAAGATGAATGTGGCTACTTTTGTCCCAGAGGAAGATGTAGAATGGGGTACAAATGCTAAGGCTCTTGAAAG GCTGGCTGAAGTTCTGTACAGAGAGAAAAAGCTTCGTTCTATGAGAAAGAAATCGATGGAAAAAATGGGACGACCATTTATTCAAAATGTTGTTGGGAAATCCAAACAAGTTATTACGAATGCATGA